A stretch of DNA from bacterium (Candidatus Blackallbacteria) CG13_big_fil_rev_8_21_14_2_50_49_14:
CTGCCGCCAGTCGTATTTCACGTCTCTATGGTTTGCGGGTGCGCACACGTACCGCTGTACTCAACGCCAGTATGATGCCCAAAATGCTGGAAACCGCCAATATGACAGAAAAAGCCATACGTGAAAGTGGCATTCAGGCTCCGCTGATGGTGATGCGCTCCGATGGCGGCATTATGGATATTGCCGAAATGCGTAAGCGCCCGATCTTAACCATGCTCTCAGGTCCTGCTGCGGGTGTAGCTGCAGCCTTGATGTTTGCAAGAGTTTCAGATGGTATTTTTATTGAAGTGGGCGGCACCTCGAGTGACATCTCCGTGATTCGCAATGGCAAACCCCAAATCAAGTCTGCGCAAATCGCAGGCCAAAGACTCTATGTGCAAACCCTTGACGTACGTACCCTGGGGATCGCCGGAGGCTCCATTCCCCGTATCAAACATCAAACGGTGCATGATGTAGGGCCTCGAAGCGCGCATATCGCTGCCTTGGCCTATCCCGCCTATGCCCAAAATCCAGATTTCAGCCTCTTGGAAATAGAGCTGATTCAGCCCAAATCTGGTGACCCTTCAGATTATCTGGTGCTCAAACGGGGCGAAGAGCGTTATACCCTCACCCCTACCGAGGCCTCGTGGTATCTGAAGCTTGTCAAGGAGGCGGGGCATGGTGAAGCCAATCAAGCGGCTGTGAATTCAGTGATCGAGACCCTGGCTCAAAAATGGGGAATCTCGGGAGAAGCCTTGGCCCGGTCTATTTTGAGCCATGCCGCAGAAAAAATTCGCCCGGTTTTAAAACAACTGATGCGTGAATACAAATTGACGCCTGCTTTAACCCAATTGGTGGGAGGGGGTGGAGGTGCCTCTGCTTTGGTTCCTTTTACAGCCCAAGCCATGCAATTGCCTCACTTTATTGCAGAGCATGCAGAGGTTATCTCTGCGATTGGCGCTGCTTTGGGAATGATTCGTGACTCAGTCGAGCGAAATTTACTCAATCCCAGCAACGAAGAGATTCTCAGCCTGCGTCAACAGGCGCTGGACTCTGTGGTTGCAATGGGGGCAATTCCTGAAACCGTTGAGGTTTCGATTGAAATTGACAGTCAAAATCGCAAAGTCAGAGCGATTGCCATGGGCTCAAGCGATATGCGCAGCCGTGAAGCAGAAGCGAAAATTCTTTCAGAACAAGAACTGATCGAAAAGGTGGCCCAAGCCCTTCAGGTTCAACCTCAGGAAATTCAAAACTACGGTGCTTCACGCCATTTGTATGCCATGGGCCAAGCCTGGGAAGACAAGCGTCTGTTTGGGCTTTATAAGCGCAATACCCATCGGATCCGTGTGGTCGACAATGAAGGTACGATCCGCCTGCAATTGCAGGATGCTCAGGTTTTTTCCCTCAGTCTGGCCCAGGTGGTGGGGCAAATACGTACGGTACTTGAAGAAATGACAAGTTACGGTGATGCGGGGGGGCTTTTGCCGGATCTGTATCTTTTGGCTGGGCCACGCATTATCGATCTCAGTGGTTTGCTGAATGAGGGCCAGATTCTTGCCTTGTTTGAAATTGAAACCCGGAGCTTTTCACCTGACGAAGCCTGTGTGCTTTTGGCTTCTGGAAAATAATTCCTACTTTTTTATCTGATTTTTTGAGCTTCCCATGATCGGCTGTCTTGACGGTTCTTCTCTGTGCCTTTATGCTGATGAAATGACATATGTCAAAGATATGTCAAAGTCAGACGGAATGAAGGTAAATAAAAATGCCGACAACTCTTGAATTCTCAGCAGAAACCCCCCGATATTCGGTAAAACAAGCAGCTGAACTGACAGGTCTGAGCTTAAATCAAGTTCGTCTTTGGGAAAGACGCTACCAACTGATCGATCCGCAACGTGCAGAAAATGGATACCGTCTTTACTCGCAGGATGACCTGGATATTTTGAAATATGCCTTGCGCGAAACGCAGCGCGGTGTAACGATTCAGGTCGTTTCCGAACAGGTCCGCGCCCACCGAGCCCAAATTATTGAAAAAGCGCGCCAAAAGAAAAAATCGCAACCCGTGAAAGTCAATCCTGATGATGCCTTTCTCGTTCCCAATCTTGAGCAGTTGATTCAGGCTGTTCAGGATGCCGATGCTGTCAAGTTTGAGCGTATGCTGGTTCAGGCCCAGGCGGGTCAAAGCTTTGCGAATGCATTGCGAACAGTTGACCTGCCTGTCTTGGCACGCATTGGAGAGTTAACTATACTGGGAGCTGTCAATATTGCAGCTTCGCATTTGGCCTCTGCGATTATCCGCCGCAGAATTCTTTCGCATTTGCAAAATCTGGGGGTTTATGAGCATGCCCAACCCGTTCTTTTGGCCTGTGTGCCAAATGAATACCATGAGATTGGTTTGCTCTGTGCCATGATGGAATTAACCCAACGCATGATCCCCACTCTTTATTTCGGTGCCAATTTGCCCCATTCCGAACTCGAATTATATGCTCAAAAATCAAAACCTTCAGCGATTGTTTTGTCTGTGGTGGCTCCTTTGCGTGACCGTGAAGCGCAGCACCTGGTGGAGCGCTTACAGGCCGGTTTGGTTAAGCATTTTCCAGTCGCGGTTGGGGGCTATGAAGCTGAAAAAAGACGCCATTTGTTTGAAGCCAGCGGTATCAAAGTTTTTAAAAATATTGAAGAGCTGCTCAAGTGGCGGGTGATCCGCCAACTGGGAAAAGCTTAAGCTGTTTCTGCTTGGCTTTCAGCAGCAGGGCCTTCGGACGCTTTGCGCAGGCTTTCGTAGCGCCCACCCACAAACCAGGCTTCATAGAGCCAATAAACGAGAATTATCAAGGCACAGAGTAAATAGACCTGGTCCATGCGTGCTTCTGGTTGACCCAGAAACAGTACCATGATTCCCATCAGGCTTAATTTTAAGACTGAAGCTGTCACGTCTCCCAAGCGCATGATAGGCCCTTCGATTAAGGGCTTGAGCTTAAACCGTGCCTCATTGTCGGTTTGGGTATAGAGCAATTCTTTGGACGTTCGGTAGAGAGAATAATTTAGGGCATAGGTCGAGGTCAGCATCCATTCCAGGGTGAGGAGTTCAATCGGGAAAAACATGGCAAGACAAACCGTTCCAAATAAAATGGGCAGCAGCAGCATGACCCAGCGTAAACCGATCCATTTATACAGCGGACGGGCCGCAACAAAGAGTAAAAAGACCCCAATAAAGCCTTGGTTTTTATAGATCTTAGACAGCAATTCACGCGTGCGGCTTTCAAGATTGTTCTGGAAATTTTTTTGATCGCTTAAGATCTTCTGGGCAGAAAGCTTCACATTTTCTTGTTTGAGGAAAGCCGAAACGGTCTTCAACTTATCCGAATCGGAGCTGTGTTTCAGTTCTCGAATGAATTGGTAGCCCTCTGGATTCAGGCTTTGACCTGGCAGTTTTTGAACCCGGTTCAAAGCCTGATTCAATTCCTGAAAATCGACCAGGTATTGTTGTTGAGACAATTGAGAATCAATCAGCTTCAGCCCTTGAAATTCCAAGACCGTATTCAGAACTGCCAGCGCAAAAACCATGGTGGCAATGGCGCGGATATAGCGGTGTTGCCAGAGGTGAAGCACATCTGTCCAGAATGGACTTTTTGAGGGGACTTTTTTTTCTTTTTTTGACTCGCTTGCAGTCTCTGAAACGTTGATGGCCCGGTACATGAACAAAAGCGAAAGGCCCATTAAGAGCGCTGAAATAAACAGGCTATAGCCCGTATAGCTACTGCTGGCCAGCCATTCTGAAACCATCGACCCGATGATTCCGCCTGCTGCCGCGCCGATCGAGACAAAGCCAAAGCAGCGTTCTGCTGATTCTGAGTGGTAGAGGGAATTGATGCAGCCCCATAAGACAGCGTTGCAGAGCAAAAAATAAACAGCAGCCCAGAGATAAAAGAGCAGACTGGCGAGTTTGCCACCTTTGGGCAAACTCAGTAAAAAACAGATTTTGAGCCCCATCATCAAGGCAAAGGTATAACCGATTAAGCGATAGGTATTGATACGATCATAGAAAAAATTAAAGGCCTTGGTCAGGCCAAATGAGAGCAGTGCAATCAGCAAAAAGAAAACAGGCATTAAATTGGGGTCAAATTCTTTTAAAAATTGAGAAGAACGCAGGGGCTTGACCAAATAATAAGATGCCAATAAAAAAAACAAAGCAGCAAAACTAAAGAGTGATTTTGCTCTTTCACCTGAGCGTGCGCCAGTCAGTAAGGTAAAGATACGTTGAAAAAGCGGTTCTTGGATAGCGGCTTGCATCTTTCTATCTTACCAGATGCTTTCATCCGTCCCAATCCGGGCAAGCAGAGAATTTAAAGCCCTTTCGCAAGTTTCTTCAAGAATCGGTTATACTAATGGAAATGTCTGAATAATGGGGTTCTCACGTCTATGTTGCTTTTTAGCCAGGAATCGCGGCAGGTAGAAAGCCAGCGACTGTTTCAAAAAGCCTATGCCAGTCAGATGAAGGGAGATTTGGCCTCCGCGATTCAATTGTATAAGCGCTCAATTTCAGTTTTTCCAACTGCGGAGGCGCATACTTTTTTGGGCTGGACCTATAGTTTTCAGGAACGCTACTATGAAGCGATTGATGAATGCCTGCGCGCAATCGAGCTGGATCCAGATTATGGCAATCCCTATAATGATATTGGTTCCTATCTGATTGAACTCAATCAGCTCAAAGATTCTGTCCCTTGGTTTCAAAAAGCGCTTCAGGCCTCTCGTTATGCCAGCAAGGTCTTTCCTTGGTTTAATCTGGGGCGCGTTGCGGAATGGAGCTATGATCATCTGCAGGCACGGGATTGTTATGCCCGTGCCATGGAAATTGATCCCTCCTATTTACCGGCCTGGGAGGCCTATGTTCGGGTTTGCGCAGTGCTGAACTGAGCCTAATCACTCGAAAAGTCGAGCCGTATCTGCGGCGGTGTAATCTGAAAGTCCTGTAGTTTTTCTACCAGTTTATTGAGCTGGATTGATTTTTCAACAATTCCTTCGAGCAGGTCTTCGCGCTTAAATTGCATTGCATAGGCAATCAGCTCTTTCAGCATTTCAGGGTCGTTGCAACCTGCGATCAGGGCTTCAAGATTTTCTTCGTTTATTTCTTCTGGGGTCATGAACTGCAATATTGCTCCTTCACATACAGACCTTCTCTCAGGTATGCTTGGTTAATATTGTAACCCCAGTCTTAAATAAAGATCAGTGATGAATTCGTACCAACCCACACTTATCCGACCCACTCAATCTGTCCATCCCCTGAAGGCCTGGGAAAATCGACTCATGAAGCGATGTTCCGATATCTTGATTGCCTCTCTGGCCCTTGTCTTGCTTTGGCCTTTGCTGCTCTTTATTGCTGTTTTGGTTCGCCTGACAACGCCAGGGCCCGCTATTTATAAGCAGGAGCGCATTTCTTTGGCTGGAAAATCCTTTCGCATGTATAAGTTTCGTACCATGCCCGTCGATACAGAGGCGAAAAGCGGCCCGATTTGGGCTACCGCCCATGACCCGCGTCCAACCCCTTTGGGAGGCGTCTTGCGTCGCTCCAGCCTGGATGAATTGCCCCAACTTTTCAATGTGCTGGAAGGCAGCATGAGTTTTGTTGGGCCTCGGCCAGAACGGCCTTATTTTGTTGAAAAGTTTTCCCAGGAAATTCCTGGCTATGCCGATCGGCATCAGGTCAAAGCAGGTATGACGGGTTTGGCTCAAATTAAAGGACTGCGTGGAGATACTTCGATCGAAGCGCGGGTCAGCCATGATCTTGAATATATTGAAAATTGGTCATTGAAATTGGACCTGCAGATTGTCTTGCGCAGCTTTTGGGTGATTGTTGCTGATTTTATTCAAAAAAAAGCATATTGATTTTAGCCCTTGTATATCTTGAACCCTGTGTTACCCTGAGAATGTCCCGTCTAGAACGGTGCGAAAGCAGAGGTAAAAGGTATGTTTGATAAATTCCTTTCAAAAGTAGGCATTGGTGCGGCTAAAGTGGATACGGTGCTGAATTCCCCAGAAGTGATGCGGGGTGAATTTCTCACTGGTGAAATCCGTATGACAGGTGGAAAATCTGCTCAAAAGATCAATCAGGTCTATCTTGAGCTCTATACTCACTATTTCTATCTTAACCCCAGCTCAGGAGAGGAAATGAGTACCTCCTATGTTTTGCACCGTTTGAACATCGCAGAGGCCTTTACACTTGAAGCAGGCGAAGAAGCCGTTTGGGATTTTGAAATCGAAGTGCCCCTGTTTACGCCCATTACCATGGACTTTGACAATGTCTGGCTCAAAACAGGTTTGGATGTGTCTTGGGCCTGGGACCCCA
This window harbors:
- a CDS encoding hydantoinase, whose amino-acid sequence is MRKLKIGIDVGGTFTHAVAIDIHQHSLVGKACVPTTHGAAEGVAKGVVDSLHSLLKASDIAPEEVILIAHSTTQATNALLEGDVAKVGIIGLGSGLEGLRARQETHLNQIELAPGKFLPTHFRFIDTGKQELNDTSIRALIRDLAVEGAEVFVASEAFGVDQPEREDRIVQIAESMGFLATAASRISRLYGLRVRTRTAVLNASMMPKMLETANMTEKAIRESGIQAPLMVMRSDGGIMDIAEMRKRPILTMLSGPAAGVAAALMFARVSDGIFIEVGGTSSDISVIRNGKPQIKSAQIAGQRLYVQTLDVRTLGIAGGSIPRIKHQTVHDVGPRSAHIAALAYPAYAQNPDFSLLEIELIQPKSGDPSDYLVLKRGEERYTLTPTEASWYLKLVKEAGHGEANQAAVNSVIETLAQKWGISGEALARSILSHAAEKIRPVLKQLMREYKLTPALTQLVGGGGGASALVPFTAQAMQLPHFIAEHAEVISAIGAALGMIRDSVERNLLNPSNEEILSLRQQALDSVVAMGAIPETVEVSIEIDSQNRKVRAIAMGSSDMRSREAEAKILSEQELIEKVAQALQVQPQEIQNYGASRHLYAMGQAWEDKRLFGLYKRNTHRIRVVDNEGTIRLQLQDAQVFSLSLAQVVGQIRTVLEEMTSYGDAGGLLPDLYLLAGPRIIDLSGLLNEGQILALFEIETRSFSPDEACVLLASGK